One segment of Rhodanobacter thiooxydans DNA contains the following:
- a CDS encoding GH36-type glycosyl hydrolase domain-containing protein encodes MPSPVPRTIDTPPRCLLSNGRYSVMLGANGAGFSRWRGLAVTRWREDPVGDGWGSYLLLRDEDDGETWSASRQPYGTHRPDDVVAFDAGRACFSRRHHSVHSMLEVAVAADADIELRRLTLSNHGDRTRTLSLTSYAELVLGPIGADDAHPAFSKMFVQTEWDAAHGVLLATRRRRDSSEAEVWAAQALQIAGDDGGDAGECETDRARFLGRLRTLHDAQAMQPGAALSNTVGCVLDPVFSLRRRFTLAPNSSVTLLLWTQLADSRDGAMALAKQLGDTAAAERLFDGAAQQADAERRRLGIGAAQAARFAHWMSALLYNDPRQRAAPDTLARGCGGAPVLWSAGISGDRPILLLRLGEAGELACVNEVLQAQQYWRSHQFGVDVVLLHAAGDAQRAALDPLVSAQQARLKVDDQLPKAELFALRDDAISEDLRNGLLTVARVVLDGAQPAQAAAGSTPALDAPAAICATATAAAVTARADAPEFANGHGGFVDGGRAYRIELDEQRPTPAPWVNVIANPAFGFLVSAEGGGYAWSLNSQQNPLTPWPNDPVSDSPHDVLYLRDEDTGVLWSATALPIRVAGAHYAATHGKGWTRFESDAHGIELELLACVPTDDPLKLSRLRLCNRSPRARRLSVTGYVAWALGANGSTPAPFVVTSRDERTGALFARNRWRPDFGDRVAFIDLAGPAHSMSGDRHDFLGPLGTVAQPLALRDGTPLSGRLGAGLDPCGAVQVRIELPPGTQLDLRLLLGEGADEGAVQALVEKYRAADFDGVLADIAAQWNGLLDTVQVHTPDRALDILLNDWLLYQVASCRLWARTAYYQASGAYGFRDQLQDVMALCVSRPDLAREHLLRAAGRQFAEGDVQHWWLPPRGQGIRTKVSDDRLWLAYVAMHYVEVSGDDAVLDEALPFLAGQPIPDGATDAFFQPAASDRQASVYEHCALAIDSSLTCGAHGLPLIGTGDWNDGMNAVGAEGRGESSWLGWFQLATIAALAPHAERRGEKERAQRWRGHADALRAALERAWDGQWYRRGYYDDGAPLGSHESDECRIDTIAQSWSVLAGISDRAHAMQAMDSVDRLLVDHPDQLHRLFTPPFDHSRENPGYIKGYPPGVRENGGQYTHGAIWSIFAWAGLGDGDRTGALFDLLNPIRHGDSPEAIERYKVEPYVACADVYSVAPHVGRGGWTWYTGSAGWLYRAGLEALLGFHLHGDRLRIEPCMPKDWPGFRLSYRRRGEQHVTCYEIEVENPQRVCRGVAKVELDGQTLAAGEDAPLADDGGTHRLRIILGP; translated from the coding sequence ATGCCCTCGCCCGTACCCCGCACGATCGACACGCCGCCACGCTGTCTGCTCTCCAATGGCCGCTACAGCGTGATGCTGGGCGCGAATGGCGCCGGCTTCAGCCGCTGGCGCGGCCTGGCGGTGACGCGCTGGCGCGAGGATCCGGTCGGTGACGGCTGGGGCAGCTACCTGCTGTTGCGCGACGAGGATGACGGTGAAACCTGGTCCGCCAGCCGGCAGCCGTATGGCACGCACAGACCGGACGATGTGGTCGCGTTCGACGCGGGGCGCGCCTGTTTCAGCCGGCGCCACCACAGCGTGCACAGCATGCTGGAAGTGGCGGTGGCCGCCGACGCCGACATCGAACTGCGCCGACTCACCTTGAGCAACCACGGTGACCGCACGCGCACGCTGTCGCTGACTTCGTACGCCGAGCTGGTGCTCGGTCCGATCGGCGCCGACGACGCGCACCCGGCGTTTTCCAAGATGTTCGTGCAGACCGAGTGGGACGCTGCGCACGGCGTCCTGCTGGCCACGCGGCGGCGGCGCGACAGCAGCGAGGCCGAAGTGTGGGCCGCGCAGGCGCTGCAGATCGCCGGAGACGATGGCGGCGATGCCGGCGAATGCGAAACCGATCGCGCACGCTTCCTCGGTCGCCTGCGCACGCTGCATGACGCGCAGGCGATGCAACCGGGCGCCGCATTGTCGAACACGGTCGGCTGCGTGCTCGATCCGGTGTTCAGCCTGCGCCGGCGCTTCACGCTGGCGCCGAACAGCAGCGTGACCCTGCTGCTGTGGACGCAGCTGGCCGATTCGCGCGACGGCGCCATGGCGCTGGCCAAGCAGCTCGGCGATACAGCCGCCGCTGAGCGGCTGTTCGACGGCGCCGCGCAACAGGCCGACGCGGAGCGCCGACGGCTCGGCATCGGCGCCGCGCAGGCGGCGCGATTCGCCCACTGGATGAGCGCGCTGCTGTACAACGATCCGCGCCAGCGCGCGGCACCCGATACACTGGCGCGTGGCTGCGGCGGCGCGCCGGTGCTGTGGTCCGCCGGCATCTCCGGCGACCGGCCGATCCTCCTGTTGCGCCTCGGCGAAGCCGGCGAGCTGGCGTGCGTGAACGAGGTGCTGCAGGCACAGCAGTATTGGCGCAGCCACCAATTCGGCGTTGACGTGGTGTTGCTGCATGCCGCCGGCGATGCGCAGCGGGCCGCGCTGGATCCGCTGGTGAGTGCGCAGCAGGCGCGCCTGAAAGTTGACGACCAGCTGCCTAAGGCCGAGCTGTTCGCGTTGCGTGACGACGCGATTAGCGAGGATCTGCGCAACGGCCTGCTGACCGTGGCGCGCGTGGTGCTGGATGGCGCGCAGCCCGCACAGGCCGCGGCCGGATCGACGCCCGCGCTCGACGCGCCGGCAGCAATTTGCGCGACCGCCACGGCGGCCGCCGTCACCGCCCGCGCCGACGCGCCGGAGTTCGCCAATGGCCACGGCGGCTTCGTCGATGGCGGCCGCGCCTACCGGATCGAACTCGACGAACAGCGCCCCACGCCCGCGCCGTGGGTGAACGTGATCGCCAACCCCGCGTTCGGCTTCCTGGTCTCGGCCGAAGGCGGCGGTTATGCGTGGTCGCTCAACAGCCAACAGAATCCGCTGACGCCGTGGCCGAACGATCCGGTCAGCGACAGCCCGCACGACGTGCTGTACCTGCGCGACGAGGATACCGGCGTGTTGTGGAGCGCCACCGCGCTGCCGATCCGCGTGGCCGGCGCACACTACGCGGCCACCCACGGCAAGGGCTGGACGCGCTTCGAGAGCGACGCGCACGGCATCGAGCTGGAGCTGCTGGCGTGCGTGCCGACGGACGATCCGCTCAAGCTGTCGCGCCTGCGCCTGTGCAACCGCTCGCCGCGCGCGCGGCGGTTGTCGGTGACCGGCTACGTCGCCTGGGCGCTGGGCGCGAACGGCAGCACCCCGGCGCCGTTCGTGGTCACGTCGCGCGACGAACGCACCGGCGCCTTGTTCGCACGCAACCGCTGGCGGCCCGACTTCGGCGACCGCGTGGCCTTCATCGACCTGGCCGGCCCCGCGCATTCGATGAGCGGCGACCGCCATGACTTCCTGGGGCCGCTCGGCACGGTCGCGCAGCCGCTCGCGCTACGCGACGGCACGCCGCTGTCCGGCCGCCTCGGTGCCGGACTGGATCCGTGCGGCGCAGTGCAGGTGCGCATCGAACTGCCGCCGGGCACGCAGCTCGACCTGCGACTCCTGCTCGGCGAGGGCGCCGACGAGGGCGCCGTGCAGGCGCTGGTCGAGAAATACCGCGCGGCCGATTTCGATGGCGTGCTCGCCGACATCGCCGCGCAGTGGAATGGCCTGCTCGACACCGTGCAGGTGCATACGCCCGATCGTGCGCTGGACATCCTGCTCAACGACTGGCTGCTGTACCAGGTCGCCAGCTGCCGGCTGTGGGCGCGCACCGCCTACTACCAGGCCAGCGGCGCCTACGGTTTCCGCGACCAGTTGCAGGACGTGATGGCGCTATGCGTGAGCCGCCCCGATCTCGCCCGCGAACACCTGCTGCGTGCCGCCGGCCGCCAGTTCGCCGAAGGCGACGTGCAGCACTGGTGGCTGCCGCCGCGCGGCCAGGGCATCCGCACGAAGGTCAGCGATGATCGTCTCTGGCTGGCGTACGTGGCCATGCATTACGTCGAGGTGAGCGGCGACGACGCCGTGCTGGATGAAGCGCTGCCGTTCCTCGCCGGTCAGCCGATACCCGACGGTGCCACCGACGCCTTCTTCCAGCCCGCGGCTTCGGACCGGCAAGCCAGCGTGTACGAGCACTGCGCGCTCGCCATCGACAGCAGCCTCACCTGCGGCGCGCACGGCCTGCCGCTGATCGGCACCGGCGACTGGAACGACGGCATGAACGCGGTCGGCGCCGAGGGGCGCGGCGAGAGCAGCTGGCTCGGCTGGTTCCAGCTCGCCACCATCGCCGCGCTGGCGCCGCATGCCGAACGACGCGGCGAGAAGGAGCGCGCGCAGCGCTGGCGCGGCCATGCCGACGCGCTGCGTGCCGCGCTGGAGCGGGCGTGGGACGGCCAGTGGTATCGCCGCGGCTACTATGACGATGGCGCGCCGCTGGGCTCCCACGAAAGCGACGAGTGCCGCATCGACACCATCGCGCAATCGTGGAGCGTGCTGGCCGGTATCAGCGATCGCGCGCATGCAATGCAGGCGATGGACTCAGTCGATCGCCTGCTGGTCGATCATCCGGACCAGCTCCATCGCCTGTTCACCCCGCCGTTCGACCACAGCCGCGAGAACCCCGGCTACATCAAGGGCTACCCGCCCGGCGTGCGCGAGAACGGCGGCCAGTACACGCATGGAGCGATCTGGTCGATCTTCGCCTGGGCCGGCCTCGGCGACGGCGATCGCACCGGCGCCCTGTTCGACCTGCTCAACCCGATCCGCCACGGCGACAGCCCCGAAGCGATCG